The Nostoc cf. commune SO-36 genomic sequence GAAGCATAACCCCAAAATAACTCTCCAGTAAAAGTAGCTATACATACGCCTGTTGTTATCAGAATTTGGCTACTAGCTGATGTCAGTTCTCGAATCACAAATAACCGCAACAAACATAATACAAACAGTGGTGCTTCTACACCATAAAATAGGCGAATTAGTTGTAAAGGTTGTTTAATAAACCTCCAGCCACCGATAATACTGGAAATTGTGGGAATGGCAATTAAAGTAACGACAGTTAAGGCAAATTCAGTTGGGATATTGCCTGTTAAGGTTGCTTCAAATAATGGTATGCCTACGGATGGTAATATCCCTATATAAACTAAGATTAAAAATGTCAGGTTCCAGAGCCAAAAAATTCCGTAAAAACTTGTATTCCAAAATAATTTCACAGCTTTACTCCTCCTAAAATTGACGTTATTGCACCCATACCCCAGCCTTGAAAATAGTTCCTTATTTTAAGTTTTCCCTTAACACTGGCTTTTGTAACAATTTACTTAGGCACTTCCAGTTAAAAAAATATCCCGTCGTCGGGGTGGGGCGCAAGTACTCAATATGTCCGGTACTTGTCGGATTGCAGCGATCGCATGATTCATAGTTTAAAGCTTTGACCCTGGCGACTGTTCGAGTTCTGTCTAGGAAATTGTTGTAGTTACCCGTGGTATGAAGCAGTCTATTATGACCAAGGTTGGGTTAAGCAAAACGCAACCCAAGAAAGCCCTTGGTGTATGAGGTGGAAGCTATAACGCATCGTCATAGACAGTTGCTACTTTATAAATAAAATTTTAAGTAAGCCTTCTTTTAACTTCCTCTGCCAGATTTTCTAGTAACACTTCTACTTGCTCACCTGTTTTCAAATCTTTGAGCGAAGATTTTTGTGCTGCTGCTTCTTCAGAACCAATAATTACGCAAAATTGTATTCCTTGCTTGTCCGCTAATTGAAATTGTTTACCCAAGGGACGCTTATCAAAGTTAGTGATAACATTAATTCCCGCCTGACGCAAATGTTGAGAAACTTTTAAATAAGTGGGCATTAAATCTTCTTGCATATTCACTACCATCACCTGGCTTGGTGTTGCAGCTAAGGTATTTAGAATACCAGCTTTTAACAAACGACTAATTAAGCGAGTTAAGCCAATAGAAATGCCTACACCAGGCATTTTTTCACCCAAGAATACCCCGACTAATTCTTCATATCTCCCACCAGAACAAATACTACCTAAAGCTTCGTGTCCTAATAGGCTTGTTTCGTAGACTGTGCCAGTATAGTAATCAAGACCACGCGCAATTGATAAATCAATACAGAAACGATTTTCGGCAACTCCGAGATTACGCACTCCTGCAATTACTGTTTCTAATTCGGTAATTCCTAAGCTCAATTGCTCGGTTTCTACGAGATTCTGAGCGAGGTGCTTAAGTTTATCTAATACGTCATCAACCGAACCGTTAATTTTAATAAATTCAATGATTTTTTGCGCTTGTTCTGCTGAAACTCCTTCTTTTTCTAAATCTTGTTTTACTTTACCTTC encodes the following:
- the hisS gene encoding histidine--tRNA ligase; amino-acid sequence: MAKGDKINFSTPSGFPEFLPSEKRLELHLLDIIRKVFESYGFTPIETPAVERLEVLQAKGNQGDNIIYGIDPILPPNRQAERDKSGETGSEARALKFDQTVPLAAYIARHLNELTFPFARYQTDIVFRGERAKDGRFRQFRQCDIDVVARRELSLLYDAQMPAIITEIFEAINIGDFLIRINNRKVLTGFFKSLGIAENQIKSCIGIVDTLEKIGEGKVKQDLEKEGVSAEQAQKIIEFIKINGSVDDVLDKLKHLAQNLVETEQLSLGITELETVIAGVRNLGVAENRFCIDLSIARGLDYYTGTVYETSLLGHEALGSICSGGRYEELVGVFLGEKMPGVGISIGLTRLISRLLKAGILNTLAATPSQVMVVNMQEDLMPTYLKVSQHLRQAGINVITNFDKRPLGKQFQLADKQGIQFCVIIGSEEAAAQKSSLKDLKTGEQVEVLLENLAEEVKRRLT